A stretch of the Sulfuritortus calidifontis genome encodes the following:
- a CDS encoding HNH endonuclease signature motif containing protein: MAHTGRPETPLRSRFLAKFAFDSNTGCWIWTGARHPQGYGLIKLKDGAQLRAHRVAYELAHGPIPDGLQVCHRCDNRRCVRPGHLFLGTAKDNAADMVAKGRAARNTGERNGASRLTRQDIEAIRADDSLYRELASRFRVSPSAIGLIKRRERWKHV; encoded by the coding sequence ATGGCGCACACCGGCAGACCCGAGACGCCGCTGCGCTCGCGCTTCTTGGCGAAATTCGCCTTCGACTCGAACACCGGCTGTTGGATATGGACGGGAGCTCGGCATCCACAAGGCTACGGGCTCATCAAACTCAAGGACGGCGCACAGCTGCGTGCGCATCGGGTGGCCTACGAGTTGGCGCATGGGCCAATCCCGGATGGACTGCAAGTCTGTCATCGCTGCGACAACCGGAGATGTGTTCGACCAGGGCACCTGTTTCTCGGCACGGCGAAAGACAACGCTGCCGACATGGTCGCCAAGGGGCGAGCTGCAAGGAACACAGGCGAACGCAACGGCGCTTCCCGCCTGACACGGCAGGACATCGAGGCGATTCGTGCCGATGACAGTCTCTACCGTGAGCTTGCCAGCCGTTTCCGCGTATCGCCTTCGGCCATTGGCCTCATCAAGCGGAGGGAGAGATGGAAGCACGTGTGA
- a CDS encoding lysozyme: MEARVIRVPPQAIELAKRFEGFHRVPKHDPGRAHPYVCPAGYWTIGYGHLCDPKHPPITEAEAERYLAEDLRIALAATLRYCPVLATGPEGRLAAIVDFTFNLGAGRLQTSTLRRRVNQRDWAAAATELRRWVYGGGKVLPGLVTRREAEAAWLLRNA; encoded by the coding sequence ATGGAAGCACGTGTGATCCGCGTCCCGCCGCAGGCGATTGAACTAGCCAAGCGCTTCGAGGGCTTCCATCGCGTGCCCAAGCACGACCCCGGCCGCGCGCATCCTTACGTCTGTCCGGCGGGATACTGGACGATTGGTTACGGCCATCTCTGCGATCCGAAGCATCCGCCGATCACGGAGGCCGAGGCGGAGCGCTACCTGGCGGAAGACCTGAGGATCGCGCTTGCTGCGACGTTGCGCTACTGCCCGGTACTGGCGACCGGGCCCGAGGGGCGGCTGGCTGCCATCGTCGACTTCACCTTCAACCTCGGCGCGGGACGGCTGCAGACGTCGACGCTGCGGCGGCGGGTCAACCAGCGAGACTGGGCTGCCGCCGCAACGGAGCTACGCCGCTGGGTCTACGGCGGCGGAAAGGTACTGCCGGGACTCGTCACGCGGCGGGAGGCAGAGGCCGCTTGGCTGCTTCGCAACGCTTGA
- a CDS encoding COG2958 family protein gives MKLNLMQVVVDYLKARPDEKFTARQIAEWIVATYPQECQAKKARSKSLQTDADLLQQIVAEIGAHHRDLQRKHPELKTTEGRPRRYYYSQLSDSDEVAVAEREEMTPAAGSSRPKLDERALYPLLSQYLWEEFGVFSKRIDEKRSSNKRGPNGNRWLYPDVVGMEDLGKEWHREVRDCVTQYSDKRTKLWSFEVKLLINRSNVRECFFQAVSNSSWANFGYLVAAEIGGTDTLKELRMLFAAHGIGFIKLDVENPADSQVLIPARERDEIDWDMVNRLATENRDFLDYVKLVKQFYQTGEARPADWDVPELDD, from the coding sequence ATGAAACTGAATTTGATGCAGGTGGTTGTCGACTACCTGAAGGCGCGCCCAGACGAAAAGTTCACCGCCCGACAGATTGCCGAGTGGATTGTTGCCACCTACCCGCAGGAATGCCAAGCCAAGAAGGCGCGGAGCAAGTCGTTGCAGACGGATGCCGATTTGCTGCAGCAGATCGTGGCGGAGATCGGTGCCCATCATCGCGATCTGCAGCGCAAGCACCCGGAGCTGAAGACCACCGAGGGCCGGCCCCGGCGCTATTACTACTCGCAACTGTCCGACAGCGATGAGGTGGCCGTTGCCGAGCGCGAGGAGATGACGCCCGCAGCCGGTTCGAGCCGCCCGAAGCTCGACGAGCGGGCGCTGTATCCGCTGCTGTCGCAGTACCTGTGGGAAGAGTTCGGCGTGTTCTCCAAGCGCATCGACGAAAAGCGCTCGTCGAACAAGCGCGGGCCGAACGGCAACCGCTGGCTTTACCCGGACGTGGTGGGTATGGAGGACTTGGGCAAGGAGTGGCACCGCGAAGTGCGCGACTGCGTGACGCAGTATTCCGACAAGCGCACCAAGCTGTGGTCGTTCGAGGTCAAGCTGCTGATCAACCGTTCGAATGTGCGCGAGTGCTTCTTTCAGGCCGTATCGAACTCGTCGTGGGCCAATTTCGGCTATCTGGTCGCTGCGGAAATCGGCGGCACCGATACGCTGAAAGAACTGCGGATGCTTTTTGCCGCCCACGGCATCGGCTTCATCAAGCTGGACGTGGAAAACCCCGCCGACAGTCAGGTGCTGATTCCAGCCCGCGAGCGTGACGAAATCGATTGGGACATGGTCAATCGGCTGGCCACGGAGAATCGGGATTTTCTGGACTACGTGAAGCTGGTGAAGCAGTTCTACCAAACCGGCGAAGCTCGTCCGGCTGACTGGGACGTTCCGGAACTGGACGATTGA
- a CDS encoding type I restriction endonuclease subunit R: MAKTDTSERWFEARVVRGLTGVPQPEYSHALAPTDFAATHNGYVLGKASDYNRDVALDVAQLLAFLQATQPQAVDTLELAADGIKRTQFLHRLQGEITKRGVVDVLRKGVSHGPVHVDLYKLLPTPGNATAAESFGKNIFSVTRQLRYSNESGNELDLVIFINGLPVLTFELKNSLTKQTLADAIVQYQTTREPRELLFQLGRCVAHFAVDDNEAAFCTELKGKASWFLPFNQGWNSGAGNPPNPHGLKTDYLWKQVLTRESLANIIESYAQVVEEEEADASGKKRKKRKQIFPRFHQLRTVRALLRRAREDGVGQRYLIQHSAGSGKSNTIAWLAHQLVELRRKDDPSKPQFDSIIVITDRRALDTQIARTIKGYDHVAAIFGHSDNAQELREYLRRGKKIIVTTVQKFPFILDELEDLSSKRFALLIDEAHSSQGGKTTARMHEALGGKAAAQVASETTDEEPLEEDSTQDAVNAEIEKRIASRKLLANASYFAFTATPKNKTLELFGEKVMVGDQVQFRSPEELTYTTKQAIQEKFILDVVEHYTPVESFYQVAKTVADDPEFDKAKALKKIRHYVESHDKAIRRKAEIMVDHFIAQVAGKQKIGGKARAMIVCNGIARAIDYWREVSDYLNEIKSPYKAIVAYSGEFEIGGQKKTEADLNGFPSKDIPANFKQDPYRFLIVANKFVTGFDEPLLHTMYVDKPLAGVLAVQTLSRLNRAHPQKHDTFVLDFADNAEAVKAAFQDYYRATIQTGETDANKLHDLKAELDAQQVYSWQQVEDLVALYLSGADRDKLDPILDACVAEYTDQLGEDDQVKFKGKAKAFVRSYGFLAAILSYGHLAWEKLSIFLNFLIPKLPAPKEEDLSKGVLETIDMDSYRVEAKAALKMAMDDADATVEPVPPGGGGGKLEPEIDKLSNIVREFNDLFGNIEWKDEDKIRKVITEEIPARVAQDKAYQNAQANSDKQNARLEHDKALNRVVLELLSDHTELFKQFSDNPNFKRWLTDMVFDATYQPGTVPPKAPPQMGAGV; encoded by the coding sequence ATGGCGAAGACTGACACCAGCGAGCGCTGGTTCGAGGCGCGCGTGGTGCGCGGCTTGACCGGTGTGCCGCAGCCCGAGTACAGCCATGCGCTGGCCCCCACGGACTTCGCCGCCACCCACAACGGCTACGTGCTGGGCAAGGCTAGCGACTACAACCGCGATGTGGCGCTGGATGTGGCGCAGTTGCTGGCCTTCTTGCAGGCCACCCAGCCCCAGGCGGTGGACACGCTGGAACTGGCGGCCGACGGCATCAAGCGCACCCAGTTCCTGCACCGGCTGCAGGGCGAGATCACCAAACGCGGCGTGGTGGACGTGCTGCGCAAGGGCGTGAGCCACGGGCCGGTCCACGTCGATCTCTACAAGCTGCTGCCCACGCCGGGCAACGCGACGGCGGCGGAGTCCTTCGGCAAGAACATCTTCAGCGTCACCCGGCAGCTGCGCTACAGCAACGAGTCCGGCAACGAGCTGGATTTGGTGATCTTCATCAACGGGCTGCCGGTGCTGACCTTCGAGTTGAAGAACTCGCTGACCAAGCAAACCCTGGCTGATGCCATCGTCCAGTACCAGACCACGCGAGAGCCCCGGGAGCTGCTGTTCCAGTTGGGGCGTTGCGTGGCGCATTTCGCGGTGGACGACAACGAGGCCGCGTTCTGTACCGAGCTCAAGGGCAAGGCCTCGTGGTTCCTGCCATTCAACCAGGGCTGGAACAGCGGCGCGGGCAACCCGCCCAACCCGCATGGTCTGAAAACCGATTACCTGTGGAAACAGGTGCTGACCCGCGAATCGCTGGCCAACATCATCGAGAGTTACGCGCAGGTGGTGGAGGAGGAAGAGGCGGATGCCAGCGGCAAGAAACGCAAGAAGCGCAAGCAGATCTTCCCGCGCTTTCATCAGTTGCGCACGGTGCGTGCGCTGCTGCGCCGCGCCCGCGAAGACGGGGTGGGCCAGCGCTATCTGATCCAGCATTCGGCAGGCAGCGGCAAGAGCAACACGATTGCCTGGCTGGCGCACCAGTTGGTGGAGCTGCGCCGCAAGGACGACCCTTCGAAGCCGCAGTTCGACTCCATCATCGTCATCACCGACCGGCGCGCGCTGGACACGCAGATTGCCCGCACCATCAAGGGTTACGACCACGTGGCGGCGATCTTCGGCCACTCCGACAACGCGCAGGAGCTGCGCGAATACCTGCGCCGGGGCAAGAAGATCATCGTCACCACGGTGCAGAAATTCCCGTTCATCCTCGATGAGCTGGAAGACCTTTCCAGCAAGCGCTTTGCGCTGTTGATCGATGAGGCGCATTCCAGTCAGGGCGGCAAGACCACGGCGCGGATGCACGAAGCCCTCGGCGGCAAGGCCGCCGCTCAAGTGGCGAGCGAAACGACCGACGAGGAGCCGTTGGAAGAGGACAGCACCCAGGATGCGGTGAACGCGGAAATCGAGAAGCGCATCGCTTCGCGCAAGCTGCTGGCCAACGCCAGCTACTTTGCCTTCACGGCCACCCCCAAGAACAAGACCCTGGAGCTGTTCGGCGAGAAGGTCATGGTCGGCGACCAGGTGCAGTTCCGCTCGCCCGAAGAGCTGACCTACACCACCAAGCAGGCCATCCAGGAGAAGTTCATCCTCGACGTGGTGGAGCACTACACCCCCGTGGAGAGCTTCTACCAGGTGGCCAAGACGGTAGCGGATGACCCGGAATTCGACAAGGCCAAGGCGCTGAAGAAAATCCGCCACTACGTCGAATCGCACGACAAGGCCATCCGCCGCAAGGCCGAGATCATGGTCGATCACTTCATCGCGCAGGTGGCGGGCAAGCAGAAGATCGGCGGCAAGGCGCGGGCCATGATCGTGTGCAACGGCATCGCACGGGCTATCGACTACTGGCGCGAGGTGTCGGACTACCTCAACGAGATCAAGAGCCCGTACAAGGCCATCGTGGCGTACTCGGGCGAGTTCGAGATCGGCGGGCAAAAGAAGACTGAGGCCGATCTCAACGGGTTTCCGAGCAAGGACATTCCCGCGAATTTCAAGCAAGACCCGTATCGATTCCTGATCGTGGCCAACAAGTTCGTCACCGGCTTTGACGAACCCTTGCTGCACACGATGTACGTGGACAAGCCGCTGGCAGGCGTGCTGGCTGTGCAGACCCTGTCACGCCTGAACCGGGCGCATCCGCAGAAGCACGACACCTTCGTGCTCGACTTCGCCGACAACGCCGAGGCCGTGAAGGCGGCGTTCCAGGACTACTACCGCGCCACCATCCAGACCGGCGAAACCGACGCCAACAAGCTGCACGACCTGAAGGCCGAACTCGACGCCCAGCAGGTGTATAGCTGGCAGCAGGTGGAAGACCTGGTGGCGCTGTACTTGAGCGGCGCAGACCGGGACAAACTCGATCCGATCCTCGATGCGTGCGTGGCCGAATACACCGACCAGCTCGGCGAGGACGACCAGGTCAAGTTCAAGGGCAAGGCCAAGGCCTTCGTGCGCAGTTACGGCTTTCTGGCCGCGATCCTGAGCTACGGCCATCTGGCGTGGGAAAAGCTGTCGATCTTCCTGAACTTCCTCATCCCCAAGCTGCCCGCGCCCAAGGAGGAGGATCTCTCCAAGGGCGTGCTGGAGACCATCGACATGGACAGCTACCGGGTAGAGGCCAAAGCGGCGCTGAAGATGGCGATGGACGACGCAGATGCCACCGTCGAGCCTGTGCCGCCGGGCGGCGGGGGGGGCAAGCTGGAGCCCGAGATCGACAAGCTCTCGAACATCGTGCGCGAATTCAACGACCTGTTCGGCAACATCGAATGGAAGGACGAAGACAAGATCCGCAAGGTCATCACCGAGGAAATCCCGGCGCGGGTGGCGCAGGACAAGGCCTACCAGAACGCGCAGGCGAACTCCGACAAGCAAAACGCTCGCCTTGAGCACGACAAGGCGCTCAACCGGGTGGTGTTGGAGCTGCTGTCCGACCACACGGAGCTGTTCAAGCAGTTCAGCGACAACCCCAACTTCAAGCGCTGGCTGACGGACATGGTGTTCGATGCGACCTACCAGCCGGGCACGGTGCCGCCGAAAGCGCCGCCGCAGATGGGCGCGGGCGTATGA
- a CDS encoding restriction endonuclease subunit S — MAVASPYPNYRQPKMRWLPAVPEHWNEQRAKTFFREVDERSKTGQEELLSVSHLTGVTPRSQKKVTMFKAASYVGSKLCRPGDIVINTLWAWMAALGASRHVGIVSPAYGVYRPYRADSFNPAYLDYLLRIRAYVAEYIGRSTGIRSSRLRLYPNQFLDIPLLQPPRPEQDQIVAYLRAQDAHIARFIKAKRELIKLLTEQKLALIDRAVTRGLDPNVRFKPSGIEWLGEVPEHWELRRLKFLASNTTNQTTTKASDEIYLALEHVQSWTGVARPLEGEVEFASTVKRFVADDVLFGKLRPYLAKVTRARRAGVCVSEFLVLRARKELILPAYLEQLLRCKRVIDLINSSTAGAKMPRADWTFIGNVRLSIPRQDEQEAILSHILRETKDLDEAIARTEDEIKLIREYRDRLIADVVTGQVDVRGWQPGPDDVVDDALLSALGDDNEDVTEEEDGDGED; from the coding sequence ATGGCGGTGGCGAGCCCGTACCCCAACTACCGGCAGCCGAAGATGCGCTGGTTGCCCGCTGTGCCGGAACACTGGAACGAGCAACGCGCCAAAACCTTTTTCCGAGAGGTGGATGAGCGCTCGAAGACCGGACAGGAAGAACTGCTGTCGGTGTCTCACCTCACTGGCGTTACCCCCCGCAGTCAAAAAAAGGTCACGATGTTCAAGGCGGCGAGCTATGTTGGCTCCAAACTCTGCCGCCCCGGTGACATCGTCATCAACACGCTGTGGGCCTGGATGGCGGCGCTTGGTGCGAGCAGGCACGTGGGCATCGTCAGTCCGGCCTATGGCGTGTACCGCCCCTACCGCGCCGACAGCTTCAACCCGGCCTATCTCGACTACCTGTTGCGCATCCGCGCCTACGTTGCCGAATACATCGGGCGCTCTACCGGTATTCGATCATCGCGCCTGCGCCTGTATCCGAACCAGTTTCTCGATATTCCGCTGCTCCAGCCCCCGCGCCCCGAGCAAGACCAGATCGTCGCCTACCTGCGCGCGCAGGACGCGCACATCGCCCGCTTCATCAAGGCCAAGCGCGAGCTCATCAAGCTGCTCACCGAACAGAAGCTCGCCCTCATCGACCGCGCCGTCACCCGCGGGCTTGACCCCAATGTGCGCTTTAAGCCCTCCGGCATCGAATGGCTGGGCGAGGTGCCGGAGCATTGGGAGCTTCGCCGTTTGAAGTTCCTCGCCAGTAACACTACGAACCAGACCACGACCAAGGCCAGCGACGAAATTTATCTGGCACTGGAGCACGTTCAAAGTTGGACTGGCGTGGCGCGGCCGCTTGAGGGCGAAGTCGAATTTGCCAGCACGGTGAAACGGTTTGTCGCCGACGACGTTCTGTTCGGAAAGCTCCGTCCGTACTTGGCGAAGGTAACGCGGGCGCGCCGCGCTGGCGTATGCGTGAGCGAGTTTCTCGTGCTACGGGCGCGCAAGGAACTCATCCTTCCTGCGTATCTTGAGCAACTATTGCGCTGCAAGCGCGTAATTGACCTGATTAACAGCTCCACGGCGGGCGCGAAGATGCCGCGTGCCGATTGGACGTTCATCGGCAATGTCCGGCTCTCCATTCCACGCCAAGATGAACAGGAAGCGATCCTGTCGCACATATTGCGCGAGACGAAGGACTTGGACGAAGCCATCGCCCGCACCGAAGACGAAATCAAGTTGATCCGCGAATACCGCGACCGCCTGATTGCCGATGTGGTCACCGGTCAAGTGGACGTGCGCGGCTGGCAACCCGGCCCGGACGACGTGGTGGACGACGCGCTGCTTTCCGCGCTGGGCGATGACAACGAAGATGTGACCGAAGAGGAGGATGGCGATGGCGAAGACTGA
- a CDS encoding type I restriction-modification system subunit M yields the protein MKPTKQQDQSQIKWISDFIWNIADDRLRDVYVRGKYRDVILPFTVLRRLDAVLEPTKDAVLERKKFLDAHKVAEQDGALRMAAGQAFYNVSEFTLAKLKASAAGQRLRDDFIAYLDGFSPNVQEILTKFNFRNQIQKLVDSHVLGYLIEDFLNPEINLSPLPVKDADGRIKLPALDNHAMGSVFEELIRRFNEENNEEAGEHFTPRDVVQLMAKLLFLPVADRIESGTYTLYDGACGTGGMLTVAEETLQQLAQAHGKDVSIHLFGQEINDETYAICKADLLIKGEGEQSQNIVGGADKSTLSNDQFRSREFDFMISNPPYGKSWKTDLERMGGKKEFNDPRFIVSHGGDPEFKLITRSSDGQLMFLVNKLQKMKHNTPLGSRIALVHNGSALFTGDAGQGESNIRRWVLENDWLEAIIALPLNIFYNTGIATYIWVLANKKAAHRKGKVQLIDASQWFQPLRRNLGKKNCELSEADIARILDLYLGQPQETAESKWFDNADFGYWKITVERPLRLKSQLSDERIESLRFASGDEALRAEIYATHGEALYTEFAKRKPAIEAWLKGEDENEDDDSEDSDSGDDGEAPAARKAVPANRRKKLLDASTWLRDKALMEVAQRAQQALGRAVFDDHNIFRERFEDTLKAQGERLSAAEKKAIYKAVSWRDETSPPVVARRSKLKAGEPFEPGFDGRYLETVGKERYLVEYEPDPELRDTEQVPLKEPGGIEAFFEREVLPHAPDAWIATDKTQIGYEISFARYFYKPVPLRTLDEIRADLLRVMAESEGLLKKIVGGA from the coding sequence ATGAAACCAACAAAACAACAAGACCAAAGCCAGATCAAGTGGATCTCCGACTTCATCTGGAACATCGCGGACGACCGCCTGCGCGACGTTTACGTGCGCGGCAAGTACCGCGACGTGATCCTGCCCTTCACCGTGCTGCGGCGGCTCGATGCCGTGCTCGAACCGACGAAAGACGCGGTGCTGGAGCGCAAGAAGTTTCTCGACGCTCACAAGGTGGCCGAGCAGGACGGTGCGCTGCGCATGGCGGCAGGCCAAGCCTTCTACAACGTCTCGGAATTCACGCTGGCCAAGCTGAAGGCCAGCGCGGCGGGGCAGCGGCTGCGCGATGACTTCATTGCATACCTGGACGGCTTTTCGCCCAACGTGCAGGAAATCCTCACCAAGTTCAACTTCCGCAACCAGATTCAGAAGCTGGTGGATTCCCACGTCCTGGGCTACCTGATCGAGGACTTCCTCAACCCCGAGATCAACCTGTCGCCGCTGCCGGTGAAGGATGCCGACGGCCGCATCAAGCTGCCCGCGCTGGACAACCACGCCATGGGCTCAGTGTTCGAGGAACTGATCCGCCGCTTCAATGAGGAGAACAACGAAGAGGCCGGCGAACACTTCACGCCGCGCGACGTCGTGCAGCTCATGGCCAAGCTGCTGTTCCTGCCCGTAGCCGACCGCATCGAATCGGGAACCTACACCCTCTATGACGGCGCATGCGGCACCGGCGGCATGCTCACCGTCGCCGAAGAAACCTTGCAGCAACTGGCCCAAGCCCACGGCAAAGACGTATCCATCCATCTGTTTGGGCAGGAGATCAACGACGAGACCTATGCCATCTGTAAAGCCGATCTGCTGATCAAGGGCGAGGGCGAGCAAAGCCAGAACATCGTCGGCGGTGCGGACAAATCCACCCTCTCCAACGACCAGTTCCGCAGCCGCGAATTCGACTTCATGATCTCCAACCCGCCCTACGGCAAGAGCTGGAAGACCGATCTGGAGCGCATGGGCGGCAAGAAGGAATTCAACGACCCGCGCTTCATCGTCAGCCACGGCGGCGACCCGGAGTTCAAGCTCATCACCCGCTCCAGCGACGGGCAGCTCATGTTCCTGGTGAACAAGCTGCAAAAAATGAAGCACAACACGCCCCTGGGCAGCCGCATCGCCCTGGTGCACAACGGCTCGGCGCTGTTCACCGGCGACGCGGGCCAGGGCGAGAGCAACATCCGCCGCTGGGTGCTGGAAAACGACTGGCTCGAAGCCATCATCGCCCTGCCGCTCAACATCTTCTACAACACCGGCATCGCCACCTACATCTGGGTGCTGGCCAACAAGAAGGCCGCCCACCGCAAAGGCAAAGTTCAGTTGATCGACGCCAGCCAGTGGTTTCAGCCGCTGCGCCGCAACCTCGGCAAGAAAAACTGCGAACTCTCCGAGGCCGACATCGCCCGCATCCTCGACCTGTATCTGGGCCAGCCGCAGGAAACCGCCGAAAGCAAATGGTTCGACAACGCCGATTTCGGCTACTGGAAGATCACCGTCGAGCGCCCGCTGCGCCTGAAAAGCCAGCTCTCGGACGAACGCATTGAATCCCTGCGCTTTGCCTCGGGGGATGAGGCGCTGCGCGCCGAGATCTACGCCACCCATGGCGAGGCGCTCTATACCGAGTTCGCCAAGCGCAAACCCGCCATCGAGGCGTGGCTGAAGGGCGAGGACGAGAACGAAGACGACGACAGCGAAGACAGCGACAGCGGCGATGATGGCGAAGCTCCCGCCGCCCGCAAGGCCGTGCCCGCCAACCGCCGCAAGAAGCTGCTCGATGCTTCGACTTGGCTGCGCGACAAGGCGCTCATGGAAGTGGCGCAGCGGGCACAACAGGCGCTAGGCCGCGCCGTGTTCGACGACCACAACATCTTCCGCGAGCGCTTCGAGGACACGCTCAAGGCACAGGGCGAACGCTTGAGCGCGGCGGAGAAGAAAGCCATTTACAAGGCGGTGAGCTGGCGCGACGAAACCTCGCCGCCGGTTGTCGCCCGCCGCAGCAAGCTCAAGGCAGGCGAGCCTTTCGAGCCCGGCTTCGATGGCCGCTATCTGGAGACCGTGGGCAAGGAGCGCTACCTCGTCGAATACGAGCCCGACCCCGAGCTGCGCGACACCGAGCAGGTGCCGTTGAAGGAGCCGGGCGGCATCGAAGCCTTTTTCGAGCGCGAAGTGCTGCCACACGCGCCGGATGCCTGGATCGCCACCGACAAGACCCAGATCGGCTACGAGATTTCGTTTGCCCGCTACTTCTACAAGCCCGTGCCGCTGCGCACGCTGGACGAAATACGCGCCGATCTTCTGCGCGTGATGGCCGAGAGCGAAGGGCTGCTGAAGAAGATCGTGGGGGGCGCGTGA
- a CDS encoding helix-turn-helix transcriptional regulator, translated as MTQPQRVETLSHAQRERLAYIDFRLYFFGEIGRPDLIERFGVAPAGATRDLALYREIAPQNILFDGSHKVYRIGQAFSPLFEHAPQRVLSALAHGFGEGVNSPARSLQPLLPCESPAVLSNPRMEVLAPVCRAIHAKRPLAIRYHSMTSGETERIIVPFALVDTGLRWHVRAFDRLRGEFRDFVLTRIEAPTLQDDGAQAFERPDHDIQWTRIVELELVPHPRLERPEIIERDYAMVGGSLRVRVRAAVAGYMLLRWSVDCSPDHRLTEEQYRLWLADPLALYGVENAKLAPGYQAPVVQTKR; from the coding sequence GTGACCCAACCTCAGCGCGTCGAGACCTTGAGCCACGCCCAGCGCGAGCGGCTGGCCTACATCGACTTCCGGCTCTACTTTTTCGGTGAGATCGGCCGTCCCGACCTCATCGAGCGCTTCGGGGTGGCGCCGGCCGGGGCCACGCGTGACTTGGCGCTGTACCGGGAAATCGCGCCGCAGAACATCCTTTTTGACGGCAGCCACAAGGTCTACCGTATCGGACAGGCGTTTTCCCCCCTGTTCGAGCACGCCCCGCAGCGCGTGCTGTCGGCGCTGGCCCATGGGTTTGGCGAAGGCGTGAATAGCCCGGCCCGGTCCTTGCAACCGCTGCTGCCGTGCGAGTCGCCCGCTGTTCTCTCCAACCCCAGGATGGAGGTGTTGGCCCCGGTCTGCCGGGCGATCCACGCCAAGCGGCCCCTCGCCATTCGCTACCACTCAATGACGAGCGGTGAGACCGAGAGGATCATCGTTCCCTTCGCGCTGGTGGACACCGGCCTGCGCTGGCACGTGCGGGCCTTTGATCGTCTGCGGGGCGAGTTCCGGGACTTCGTCCTCACGCGCATCGAAGCGCCGACTTTGCAGGATGACGGAGCCCAGGCCTTTGAGCGGCCCGATCACGACATCCAGTGGACGCGCATCGTCGAACTGGAGCTCGTGCCGCACCCGCGCCTTGAGCGCCCCGAGATCATCGAGCGGGACTACGCGATGGTGGGCGGCTCGCTGCGGGTACGGGTGCGCGCGGCGGTGGCGGGCTACATGCTGCTGCGCTGGAGCGTGGACTGCTCGCCCGACCATCGCCTCACCGAAGAGCAATACCGCCTGTGGCTGGCCGATCCGCTGGCGCTGTACGGCGTCGAGAACGCCAAGCTGGCTCCGGGTTACCAAGCCCCAGTTGTACAAACAAAGCGATGA